In Gopherus evgoodei ecotype Sinaloan lineage chromosome 21, rGopEvg1_v1.p, whole genome shotgun sequence, a single window of DNA contains:
- the LOC115637943 gene encoding zinc finger protein 664-like produces the protein MAQGSPPVMLTPAGLVARGCPQQGGASAPQQEGDGDGGHWASGDVGPDVWWEEVHGDMRTLSDLGGRRRGDHGGQAVGEGEQTRAGGQTASARPRRYGCSVCGKAFSQSSTLIVHRRSHSGERPYACEECGRAFAQSSGLAKHRRVHTGERPHPCPECGRRFGKRSNLAVHRRAHTGERPFPCPACPKTFARRADLAVHGRTHTGERPYRCADCGKGFSTGSNLAQHRRTHQPDRPYRCAQCGKGFPGSSELLRHWRSHTGERPYHCGICGLAFAHSTVHRRHQRAHLEESPYCCGDCGRSFAQRSDMVVHGRTHTGERPYRCPDCPKAFAQSSHLATHRRSHTGERPYRCPDCPKAFAQSSALTVHRRTHTGEQPYACGECGRRFHRSSNLIRHQRTHTAERPFACPQCGRRFHRRSNMVVHQRIHSRAKGLCPPAAGDSASWEALETDSPSPMATATGTI, from the coding sequence ATGGCCCAGGGGTCCCCTCCTGTGATGTTGACCCCGGCTGGGCTTGTAGCCCGAGGATGCCCACAGCAGGGTggagccagtgccccccagcAGGAGGGGGATGGCGACGGCGGGCACTGGGCCAGTGGAGACGTGGGGCCGGATGTGTGGTGGGAAGAGGTGCATGGAGACATGAGGAcactttcagatctgggtggccGAAGGAGGGGGGACCATGGGGGCCAggccgtgggggagggggagcagacaAGGGCTGGGGGACAAACTGCCTCGGCGCGCCCCCGGCGGTATGGGTGCAGCGTGTGCGGCAAGGCCTTCTCACAAAGCTCCACGCTGATCGTGCATCGGCGATCGCACTCGGGCGAGCGCCCCTACGCCTGCGAGGAGTGTGGCCGTGCCTTCGCCCAGAGCTCGGGCCTGGCCAAGCACCGGCGGGTGCACACAGGCGagcgcccccacccctgccccgagtGCGGACGGCGCTTTGGCAAACGCTCGAACCTGGCAGTGCACCGGCGGGCTCACACTGGTGAgcgccccttcccctgccctgcctgccccaagaCCTTCGCCCGGCGTGCCGACCTGGCTGTGCATGGCCGCAcccacactggggagcggccctaccGCTGCGCCGACTGCGGCAAGGGCTTCAGCACTGGCTCCAACCTCGCGCAGCACCGGCGCACGCACCAGCCCGATCGGCCTTACCGCTGTGCCCAGTGTGGGAAGGGCTTTCCCGGCAGCTCGGAGCTGCTGCGCCACTGGCGCTCCCACACCGGAGAGCGGCCCTACCATTGCGGCATCTGTGGCCTGGCCTTTGCCCACAGCACGGTGCACCGGCGCCACCAGCGGGCCCACCTGGAGGAGTCGCCCTACTGCTGCGGAGACTGTGGGCGCAGCTTCGCCCAGCGCTCTGACATGGTGGTGCACGGCCGCACTCACACCGGCGAGCGCCCCTACCGCTGCCCCGACTGCCCCAAGGCCTTTGCCCAAAGCTCCCACCTGGCCACCCACCGGCGCAGCCACACCGGCGAGCGCCCCTACCgctgccctgactgccccaagGCCTTTGCCCAGAGCTCAGCCCTCACCGTGCACCGGCGCACCCACACCGGCGAGCAGCCCTACGCCTGTGGCGAATGTGGCCGACGCTTCCACCGCAGCTCCAATCTTATCCGTCACCAGCGCACCCATACGGCCGAGCGCCCCTTCGCCTGCCCGCAGTGCGGCCGACGCTTCCACCGACGCTCCAACATGGTGGTGCACCAGCGCATCCACTCCCGGGCCAAGGGGCTCTGTCCGCCGGCTGCCGGGGACTCTGCCAGCTGGGAGGCCTTGGAGACAGACAGCCCTAGCCCTATGGCCACAGCTACAGGGACTATAtag